A stretch of the Argentina anserina chromosome 6, drPotAnse1.1, whole genome shotgun sequence genome encodes the following:
- the LOC126799458 gene encoding protein ORANGE-LIKE, chloroplastic: MAMAAALSLPSPPPSLSLIPRTSSSSHGSRRHLSLFKFPSSPCSSSHHRVSCSSSSSEKSSPGGDNVPSSFCIIEGPETVQDFVQMQLQEIQDNIRSRRNKIFLLMEELRRLRVQHRIKMAKDFNENSEEDSNEMPDIPSSIPFLPYVTPKTLKQLYLTSAAFISGIIVFGGLIAPTLELKLGIGGTSYEDFIRNMHLPMQLSQVDPIVASFSGGAVGVISALMLIEANNVEQQEKKRCKYCHGTGYLACARCSASGVCLSISPISVSNASDRPMRVPTTERCLNCSGAGKVMCPTCLCTGMMMASEHDPRIDPFD, encoded by the exons ATGGCGATGGCTgctgctctctctctcccctcccCTCCTCCTTCTCTATCCCTTATCCCTCGCACCTCATCCTCCTCCCATGGCAGCAGACGCCACCTCTCTCTGTTCAAATTCCCCTCCTCCCCCTGCTCCTCTTCCCACCACCGAGTCtcctgttcttcttcttcttccgaaAAGTCTTCCCCCGGCGGCGATAACGTTCCCAG CTCTTTCTGTATCATAGAGGGACCGGAGACGGTGCAGGACTTTGTTCAGATGCAGCTGCAGGAGATTCAGGACAATATCAGGAGTCGAAGGAACAAGATTTTCCTGCTCATGGAAGAG CTGAGGAGATTGCGGGTGCAGCACCGGATTAAGATGGCCAAGGATTTCAATGAGAATAGTGAGGAAGATTCCAACGAGATGCCTGACATTCCTTCCTCTATTCCTTTTCTCCCTTATGTG ACACCAAAGACGCTGAAGCAACTTTACCTCACTAGTGCAGCATTCATATCAGGGATAATTGTATTTGGAGGCCTTATTGCACCAACA CTGGAACTTAAATTAGGCATAGGAGGTACCTCATATGAAGATTTCATTCGCAACATGCATTTGCCCATGCAATTAAG TCAGGTTGATCCCATTGTGGCATCCTTTTCGGGTGGAGCAGTGGGTGTCATTTCAGCATTGATGTTGATTGAAGCTAACAATGTTGAGCAACAAGAGAAGAAACGGTGCAAGTATTGCCATGGAACAG GGTACTTGGCCTGTGCTAGATGTTCTGCAAGTGGTGTATGCTTAAGCATCAGTCCGATATCAGTATCGAATGCATCTGACCGCCCCATGCGAGTGCCCACAACTGAGAGGTGTCTAAATTGCTCCGGTGCAGGAAAG GTGATGTGCCCAACATGTCTGTGCACTGGGATGATGATGGCAAGTGAGCATGACCCACGGATAGATCCATTTGACTAA
- the LOC126796883 gene encoding probable disease resistance protein At4g27220 has protein sequence MVLQYMFPVLGKLAEYTVAPVGRQFGYLINYEKNVEHLNQKMDSLATRRDGVLLATDAAARNLETILPEVKEWLEHVNETIADKETSFENETLARRSNRWLPNWKIRYSLGRKAKKMAPSVDRLLDVKFDKVACPAPPPEIEFPPAQPFEDSSQLVTNSDEAASSSGTSNTTSPPGSGTHIEFESRKLIIRDVIEALKGNQINPIVINGMGGVGKTTLMGDVVNNAKAEDLFYEYTSAHVSETPDVSKIQGELAEYLGLSLTQLGGIKSRADKLRKRLSDTKRVLVILDNVWSHLDLWEVGIPCNLKSCTVLVTSRNQDIFNEMETRKIFHIKVLAEDEAWCLFKIVTGVSIESFDPELKMVAKKVLSECGGLPLAISTLGGQLRVDEKFIWEDALRRLTKASAEFRLGMDKKVYEPIKLSYDMLDGELKSCFMLCCLFPERSDILLQDLVIYGIGIGILLGIDSIKEGRNLVKALVERLKSCHLLLDIDKEEYIRMHDVVRDVGLYIASDPHEERFAVSHRIESNEDVVPEEYTSSALRTGNSSHRTQLSLLSCMSKYSVSEPPPTAMFERMKEIKVLDIKRTTALPILPSLLLFENLRALYLEYCDLRSEMVGAVIGKLGTLIILSFRGSRIRELPAEFKNLSDLRLLDLTECSELESIAPGVVSSFSQLEELLMWKSFENRDKTWLDELVSLRCLTNLQIALPPIDNLGNSLLFQNLGRFRISIGSMHEYMFKHATNNYLRLDDVDAVYLLGSGIIELLKRTAELHIKMRNLSCPLNLALHTGCWAKVRSLTLEDCYGLRYIIDTTLAAPSCVFPVLNSLKLKKVRWLERICQGELTLGSLQRLRKLTLLDLPMLKYVLKIESQSPILRQLELLYIENCQSLEEIFAYEE, from the coding sequence ATGGTACTGCAATATATGTTTCCAGTTCTAGGGAAACTAGCAGAGTACACAGTGGCACCAGTTGGCCGACAATTTGGTTATTTGATCAACTATGAGAAAAATGTTGAGCATCTCAACCAGAAGATGGATAGCCTTGCTACCAGAAGAGACGGAGTGCTGCTAGCCACAGATGCGGCGGCCAGGAATTTAGAGACGATTCTTCCTGAGGTTAAGGAGTGGTTGGAGCACGTAAATGAGACCATAGCAGACAAGGAGACGAGTTTTGAAAATGAAACACTAGCACGCCGCTCTAATCGGTGGCTACCAAATTGGAAGATTCGTTATTCCTTGGGCAGAAAAGCTAAGAAGATGGCTCCATCTGTTGATCGCCTCCTTGATGTGAAGTTCGACAAAGTAGCTTGCCCCGCTCCTCCTCCAGAGATAGAATTTCCACCCGCACAACCCTTTGAGGATTCTTCTCAGCTAGTAACCAACTCTGATGAAGCGGCCAGCTCGTCCGGGACATCAAACACCACTTCTCCGCCCGGAAGTGGAAcacatattgaatttgagtcgAGAAAGTTAATCATTAGAGATGTGATAGAAGCTCTAAAGGGGAACCAAATCAATCCTATTGTCATAAACGGAATGGGGGGAGTTGGTAAGACCACATTGATGGGTGATGTTGTCAACAACGCAAAGGCAGAAGATCTATTTTATGAGTATACAAGTGCACACGTATCTGAAACTCCTGATGTGAGTAAGATTCAAGGTGAGCTTGCAGAATATCTAGGGCTCAGTCTTACTCAATTAGGAGGTATCAAATCAAGAGCAGATAAGTTGCGTAAAAGATTGTCTGATACTAAGAGGGTCCTTGTAATATTAGACAACGTTTGGTCACACTTAGATTTGTGGGAAGTAGGAATTCCCTGTAATCTCAAAAGTTGTACAGTTTTGGTAACATCTCGGAACCAAGATATATTTAATGAGATGGAAACCAGAAAGATATTTCACATTAAGGTTCTAGCAGAAGATGAGGCTTGGTGTCTGTTTAAGATTGTTACTGGAGTTTCCATTGAATCCTTTGATCCCGAGTTGAAGATGGTAGCAAAGAAGGTACTGAGTGAGTGTGGTGGGTTACCACTTGCAATCTCCACTCTCGGAGGGCAACTACGAGTCGATGAGAAATTTATTTGGGAAGATGCACTCAGACGACTAACAAAGGCTTCCGCAGAATTCAGACTAGGAATGGATAAGAAGGTGTATGAGCCAATAAAGTTAAGTTACGACATGTTGGATGGGGAACTCAAATCTTGTTTTATGCTCTGTTGCTTATTTCCAGAAAGAAGTGATATACTGCTGCAAGATTTAGTTATATATGGCATTGGGATTGGCATTTTACTAGGTATCGATTCAATAAAAGAGGGGAGAAACCTTGTAAAAGCATTGGTGGAAAGACTCAAAAGTTGTCATTTGTTGTTAGACATAGACAAAGAAGAGTACATCCGAATGCATGATGTGGTGCGTGATGTGGGGCTATATATTGCCTCTGATCCGCATGAAGAAAGATTTGCGGTGAGCCATAGAATTGAATCGAATGAGGATGTTGTTCCTGAGGAATACACTTCCAGTGCACTCAGAACCGGTAACAGTAGTCACCGGACTCAGTTGTCACTGCTTTCATGTATGAGTAAGTACTCAGTATCGGAGCCACCACCCACTGCTATGTTtgaaagaatgaaagagaTCAAGGTATTGGACATCAAGAGAACAACCGCATTGCCCATACTGCCATCACTTCTGCTCTTCGAAAACCTTCGAGCTCTGTATCTAGAGTATTGCGATTTGAGATCAGAAATGGTGGGAGCTGTTATTGGGAAGCTGGGGACACTCATTATTCTCAGCTTTCGGGGAAGTCGTATCAGAGAGTTACCTGCTGAGTTCAAAAACTTGTCTGATCTGAGGTTGCTAGATTTGACAGAATGCAGTGAACTCGAAAGCATTGCACCAGGTGTCGTATCAAGCTTCTCCCAACTGGAAGAGTTGCTGATGTGGAAAAGCTTTGAGAACAGGGACAAGACCTGGTTGGACGAATTGGTTTCCTTGCGTTGTTTGACTAATTTACAGATAGCTCTGCCACCAATTGACAATCTGGGGAACAGCCTCCTATTCCAAAACCTTGGAAGATTTCGGATCTCCATTGGATCGATGCATGaatacatgtttaagcacGCTACTAACAACTACTTGAGActtgatgatgttgatgcagtCTATCTATTGGGTAGTGGAATCATTGAATTACTAAAGAGAACTGCGGAGCTACATATTAAAATGAGGAATTTGTCCTGCCCTCTCAATCTTGCCTTGCATACAGGGTGTTGGGCAAAAGTGAGGTCCCTGACGCTAGAGGACTGTTATGGTCTGCGATATATCATAGACACGACACTTGCGGCTCCAAGCTGTGTCTTTCCTGTCTTGAATTCACTGAAACTCAAGAAGGTCAGATGGCTGGAGAGGATATGTCAGGGTGAGCTTACATTGGGGTCGCTTCAGCGACTAAGGAAGTTGACTTTGTTGGATCTGCCTATGTTGAAGTATGTTTTGAAGATAGAAAGCCAATCTCCAATCCTCAGACAATTAGAAttgctatatatagaaaattgCCAGTCGTTGGAAGAGATTTTTGcctatgaagaa
- the LOC126799465 gene encoding uncharacterized protein LOC126799465 — MTRTLLNKPGIHHLLTRFTSSRRSLQTLAYEEVRATTTTPYHSTAFILHGLLGSSRNWRSFSRSLLSSLSDPSGWRMVLVDLRNHGKSADVRGLDPPHDLVNAAQDLANLVESENWGWPDVVIGHSMGGKVALQYAQSCAAGHYGDYVKLPKQLWVLDSVPGEVNNIHSDGEVERVLKTLQGLPTAIPSRKWLVNHMIELGYSKSLSEWIGTNLKKVGDHETWAFNLDGAVEMFKSYWEKSYVPLLEHPPKDMDIAIVRAENSDRWDTEVVQQLESLASRKRGESEGKVSLHVLPKSGHWVHVDNPKGLLEIVAPKISSVLT, encoded by the exons ATGACGAGAACCCTCCTAAACAAACCGGGTATCCACCACCTCCTGACCCGATTCACCTCCTCCCGTCGCTCACTCCAAACCCTAGCCTACGAAGAAGTCCGagctaccaccaccacccccTACCACTCCACCGCTTTCATACTCCACGGCCTCCTCGGCTCCTCCCGAAACTGGCGATCCTTCTCTCGCTCCCTCCTCTCCAGTCTCTCCGATCCTTCCg GGTGGAGAATGGTGCTGGTGGATTTAAGGAACCACGGCAAGTCGGCTGACGTCCGAGGTCTGGACCCGCCTCATGACTTGGTCAATGCAGCCCAAGACTTGGCTAATTTGGTCGAGTCCGAGAATTGGGGTTGGCCCGATGTTGTGATTGGCCACTCCATGGGTGGCAAGGTGGCTCTACAGTATGCTCAGAGCTGTGCTGCTGGCCACTATGGTGATTACGTCAAGCTGCCGAAACAG CTGTGGGTGTTGGATTCTGTTCCAGGAGAAGTGAACAACATACACAGTGATGGGGAAGTTGAGAGAGTTTTGAAGACATTGCAGGGCCTACCTACAGCAATTCCATCACGAAA GTGGCTTGTGAATCATATGATTGAACTTGGTTACTCAAAATCATTGTCAGAGTGGATAGGCACCAACCTCAAGAAAGTTGGAGATCATGAGACTTGGGCATTCAATCTTGATGGTGCTGTTGAGATGTTCAAATCATACTG GGAGAAGTCTTACGTGCCTCTGTTAGAGCATCCACCAAAAGATATGGACATAGCTATTGTGCGTGCTGAGAACAGTGACCGTTGGGACacagaggtggttcagcagCTTGAAAGCCTTGCTAGTCGGAAAAGAGGGGAGTCTGAGGGGAAGGTTTCACTTCATGTTCTTCCCAAGTCAGGCCATTGGGTTCACGTGGATAATCCAAAAGGTCTTCTTGAGATTGTCGCACCCAAGATTTCCTCCGTTTTGACATAA
- the LOC126798181 gene encoding 40S ribosomal protein S14, whose amino-acid sequence MSKRKVREPKEETVTLGPVVRDGEHVFGVAHIFASFNDTFIHVTDLSGRETLVRITGGMKVKADRDESSPYAAMLAAQDVSTRCKELGITALHIKLRATGGNKTKTPGPGAQSALRALARSGMRIGRIEDVTPIPTDSTRRKGGRRGRRL is encoded by the exons ATG TCGAAGAGGAAGGTTAGGGAGCCCAAGGAGGAGACTGTCACTCTTGGACCTGTTGTCCGTGACGGAGAGCACGTTTTCGGTGTCGCTCACATCTTTGCCTCCTTCAATGATACCTTCATT CATGTGACTGATTTGTCTGGGAGGGAAACTCTGGTTCGCATCACTG GTGGCATGAAGGTCAAGGCTGATAGGGATGAATCCTCACCTTATGCTGCTATGCTTGCTGCACAGGATGTTTCTACTCGCTGCAAG GAGCTTGGAATCACTGCCTTGCACATAAAGCTTCGGGCTACTGGTGGAAACAAAACCAAGACTCCTGGTCCAGGGGCTCAATCAGCACTTAGAGCTCTTGCTCGGTCTGGGATGAGAATTGGCAGGATTG AGGATGTTACTCCAATTCCTACTGACAGCACTCGCCGAAAGGGTGGCAGAAGGGGTAGAAGGTTGTGA